From Streptomyces sp. NBC_00775, one genomic window encodes:
- a CDS encoding alpha/beta hydrolase, giving the protein MHFTSEQRLDDGVLEREFTLGEIPGILWTPAPASVPAPLILIGHPPLGLRKMYPRLVARAQHAAAEGFASATIELPGSGDRPRWAAVEQARADLRRAMEAGEPVSDEVIDALILPLVDKAVPEWQATLDALLSLPEIGGPVGYSGGVISIGIRLAVVEPRIVAAGFFAGSFVPRAMFEEARQVTIPLHVLLQWDDEGNDRQAALDLFDAFGSKEKSLHANMGGHTGVPQFAGDVAAQFFTRHLK; this is encoded by the coding sequence ATGCATTTCACTTCCGAACAGCGCCTCGATGACGGCGTCCTCGAGCGCGAATTCACCCTCGGCGAGATCCCCGGCATCCTGTGGACGCCCGCGCCCGCATCCGTACCGGCGCCGCTGATCCTGATCGGCCACCCCCCACTCGGACTGCGCAAGATGTACCCCCGACTGGTGGCGCGGGCCCAGCACGCCGCGGCGGAGGGCTTCGCCTCGGCCACCATCGAGCTTCCCGGAAGCGGTGACCGGCCCCGTTGGGCCGCCGTCGAGCAGGCCCGCGCCGACCTGCGCCGGGCGATGGAGGCCGGCGAGCCGGTCAGCGACGAGGTCATCGACGCCCTCATCCTCCCGCTGGTCGACAAGGCGGTCCCGGAATGGCAGGCCACCCTGGACGCCCTCCTGTCGCTGCCCGAGATCGGCGGCCCGGTCGGGTACTCGGGGGGAGTGATCTCCATCGGAATCCGGCTTGCGGTGGTCGAGCCGCGCATCGTGGCCGCCGGTTTCTTCGCCGGGAGTTTCGTGCCTCGCGCCATGTTCGAGGAGGCCCGCCAGGTCACCATTCCGCTGCATGTCCTGCTGCAGTGGGACGACGAAGGGAACGACCGGCAGGCGGCCCTGGACCTGTTCGACGCCTTCGGCTCCAAGGAGAAGTCCCTGCACGCCAATATGGGCGGTCACACCGGCGTCCCGCAGTTCGCGGGGGACGTCGCGGCCCAGTTCTTCACCCGGCACCTGAAGTGA
- a CDS encoding transposase family protein yields the protein MLKPPSMGKYLTLDSVVFACGNALAMGVLSALKDVLFPDAVGMMLDRLAEVDGVVVAEAHSVVPELTCPDCTTVSRRVHSRYGRRLAEYPVGGRRVVVRLEVRRFFCDAADCGCRTFVEQVEGLTTR from the coding sequence ATGCTCAAGCCGCCGTCAATGGGGAAATACTTGACCCTCGACAGCGTCGTGTTTGCCTGCGGGAATGCCCTGGCCATGGGGGTTCTGTCCGCGTTGAAGGACGTGCTGTTCCCGGATGCCGTGGGGATGATGCTGGACCGGTTGGCCGAGGTGGACGGGGTGGTTGTGGCCGAAGCCCACAGCGTCGTACCGGAGTTGACGTGTCCGGACTGCACCACCGTCTCGCGCCGGGTGCACAGCCGATACGGACGACGGCTCGCCGAGTACCCGGTCGGCGGGCGCCGCGTGGTGGTGAGGCTGGAGGTCCGGCGGTTCTTCTGCGACGCCGCCGACTGCGGGTGCCGGACGTTCGTCGAGCAGGTCGAAGGCCTGACCACGCGCTAG
- a CDS encoding transposase: protein MKTLCRSFALTADGRPGMRLCRSLAVPTGRARLLSQLHPTDVPARSPRVLGVDDFAFRRSRTYGTILVDVETSTPIDLLPDRTSETLAAWLTAHPGEPPRKPVSGPRRPLLIFPRPGERTRRWYP from the coding sequence GTGAAGACGCTGTGTCGGTCCTTCGCACTGACGGCGGACGGCCGACCGGGGATGCGGCTGTGCCGCTCGCTGGCCGTACCCACAGGCCGGGCCCGGCTGCTCAGCCAGCTGCACCCGACCGACGTTCCCGCCCGGAGCCCGCGAGTGCTGGGCGTCGACGACTTCGCCTTCCGCCGCTCACGCACCTACGGAACCATCCTGGTCGACGTCGAGACCTCCACCCCCATCGACCTGTTGCCCGACCGCACCAGCGAGACGCTCGCCGCCTGGCTCACCGCGCACCCCGGCGAGCCTCCGCGAAAACCCGTTAGTGGACCACGGCGACCACTGCTAATCTTCCCGAGGCCGGGCGAGAGAACGAGGAGGTGGTACCCGTGA
- a CDS encoding TetR/AcrR family transcriptional regulator, translating to MESVGNTKGRRERLRAETTAEIKKVALELMASGGPDAITLRAIAREMGMTANAIYGYFATRDDLVTTLINNVYTSLADTVDAAWGAAPAQDPAAGIQAWARAFRNWALANPEGFRLIYGDPVPGYRPPEGGAAPEAARRVCTGITALAATAWPHAELRYSNSDFEWSDFDLGLLDKVRPAFPDLPPAAVALALRIWSHLHGLVSLEIYGHLQTQALSPEKLFREELAQLIRSLDIPPQS from the coding sequence ATGGAAAGCGTGGGAAACACCAAGGGGCGCCGCGAGCGACTGAGGGCCGAGACGACCGCAGAGATCAAGAAGGTCGCGCTGGAGTTGATGGCCTCGGGGGGACCGGACGCGATCACGCTGCGGGCCATCGCGCGCGAGATGGGCATGACGGCCAACGCCATCTACGGCTACTTCGCCACCCGCGACGACCTGGTCACCACGCTGATCAACAACGTCTACACCTCGCTGGCCGACACCGTGGACGCCGCCTGGGGCGCCGCCCCCGCTCAGGATCCGGCCGCCGGGATCCAGGCATGGGCCCGCGCCTTCAGGAACTGGGCGCTGGCCAACCCCGAGGGCTTCCGCCTCATCTACGGCGACCCCGTCCCCGGCTACCGGCCGCCCGAAGGCGGTGCCGCTCCGGAAGCCGCCCGCCGTGTCTGCACCGGCATAACCGCACTCGCGGCCACGGCCTGGCCGCACGCCGAACTCCGTTACTCGAACAGCGACTTCGAGTGGTCCGACTTCGACCTCGGCCTGCTGGACAAGGTCCGCCCGGCCTTCCCCGATCTGCCTCCGGCCGCCGTGGCCCTCGCCCTGCGTATCTGGAGCCACCTGCACGGCCTGGTGTCGCTGGAGATCTACGGCCACCTGCAGACCCAGGCCCTCAGCCCGGAAAAGCTCTTCCGCGAAGAACTGGCCCAGCTCATCCGCTCCTTGGACATCCCACCGCAGAGCTGA